The following proteins are encoded in a genomic region of Chitinophagales bacterium:
- a CDS encoding DUF1697 domain-containing protein, with protein MQTYISILRGINVSGHRIIKMDALKKMCADLKFENIKTYIQSGNIVFQANEKTTQAISEILKTNIEKIFGFDVPVITLTQTELEKIVNSNPFLNDKSKDLAFFHITFLSEKPKTEYTELLKQINLKNDQFKIIDKALYLYCPDSYSNSKLTNSFIESKLKVTATTRNWKTVNQLLKMTMN; from the coding sequence ATGCAAACCTATATTTCAATTTTAAGAGGTATTAATGTAAGTGGACACAGAATTATTAAGATGGACGCATTAAAAAAAATGTGTGCTGACTTAAAATTTGAAAACATTAAAACTTATATACAAAGTGGAAATATTGTTTTTCAGGCAAACGAAAAAACAACTCAAGCTATAAGTGAAATTTTAAAAACTAATATTGAAAAAATATTTGGCTTTGATGTTCCTGTTATAACATTAACACAAACAGAGTTAGAAAAGATAGTTAACTCAAATCCTTTCTTAAATGATAAATCAAAAGATTTGGCATTCTTTCATATCACATTCTTATCAGAAAAACCAAAAACTGAATACACAGAACTACTAAAACAAATAAATTTAAAAAATGACCAATTTAAAATAATAGATAAAGCACTTTATTTATATTGTCCAGATAGTTACAGCAATTCTAAACTAACTAATAGTTTTATAGAAAGTAAATTAAAAGTAACAGCTACAACAAGAAATTGGAAAACAGTCAATCAACTCTTAAAAATGACAATGAATTAA
- a CDS encoding iron-sulfur cluster assembly accessory protein, whose translation MIFISDTAKKRVEQIWQQDQLTSDYFVRVSVNSGGCSGLSYDMKFDNENKVGDEIFEDKGIKLVVDAKSLLYLLGTTLDFSEGLDGKGFYFNNPNASRTCSCGESFSL comes from the coding sequence ATGATTTTTATAAGCGACACAGCAAAGAAAAGAGTAGAACAAATTTGGCAACAAGACCAGTTGACTAGTGATTATTTTGTTCGTGTTTCTGTAAACAGTGGTGGTTGTAGTGGTTTATCGTATGATATGAAGTTTGACAATGAAAATAAAGTTGGCGACGAAATTTTTGAAGACAAAGGCATTAAGTTAGTAGTTGATGCAAAGAGCTTGTTATACTTATTAGGTACTACTTTAGATTTTTCTGAAGGATTAGATGGCAAAGGATTTTATTTTAACAATCCAAATGCTAGTAGAACTTGCTCTTGTGGCGAAAGTTTTAGTTTGTAA
- the purE gene encoding 5-(carboxyamino)imidazole ribonucleotide mutase, which translates to MNKPVAIIMGSDSDNSVMRETALLLDELGIAYDYRIISAHRTPQAMYDFASTAHKNGTKVIIAGAGGAAHLPGMVAAISPLPVIGVPVKSSNLSGVDSILSIAQMPAGVPVATVAINGAKNAGILAAQILATHDVTLLQKIIAYKEQLKQMVEDKNKDFKP; encoded by the coding sequence ATGAATAAACCAGTAGCAATAATAATGGGTTCTGACAGCGACAATAGCGTTATGCGTGAAACTGCTCTACTTTTAGATGAATTGGGTATTGCTTACGATTATCGTATTATTTCTGCACACAGAACACCACAAGCTATGTACGATTTTGCTTCAACGGCTCATAAAAATGGTACAAAAGTCATTATTGCTGGTGCTGGTGGTGCTGCTCATTTACCAGGAATGGTTGCAGCAATTTCGCCATTACCTGTAATTGGTGTGCCTGTAAAATCAAGTAATTTAAGTGGCGTAGATTCTATTTTATCAATAGCACAAATGCCAGCAGGTGTTCCTGTAGCTACTGTAGCAATAAATGGTGCAAAAAATGCAGGCATATTAGCAGCACAAATTTTAGCTACGCATGATGTTACTCTACTTCAAAAAATAATAGCATACAAAGAACAGTTAAAACAAATGGTTGAAGATAAAAACAAAGACTTCAAACCATAA
- a CDS encoding 5-(carboxyamino)imidazole ribonucleotide synthase: protein MQQLFPTIGIIGGGQLGKMLLEQTMLWQVPTIVLDQDAHCSAAPYAHELIIGSITDENAIEVLANQSDILTFEIEHINVNKLLSLHQQGKKIIPFPSVLNIIKDKSKQKQFYKENNIPTAPFVIVDNKQALLQHLDYLQQHHQKVAVKTCTGGYDGKGVFITSIDALKSDINSIPFDGALMVESFVNYTKELAVIVAKDTKGNIKTYPCIEMEFDEHSNLVAFLVSPADINPTIEKKAQQIALQAVQAFDSPGLFAVELFLTDDDDILVNEIAPRPHNSAHHTIEGFYTSQYEQLIRILLDMPLGNTEMIMPCAMINIVGTNKGSGAYQLKHWETLNSMTGVYVHLYGKQESKPNRKLGHITIIHPDRTKVLELAQKVRTLTEIEIINE from the coding sequence ATGCAACAACTATTTCCTACAATTGGCATTATTGGTGGTGGTCAATTAGGTAAAATGTTATTAGAACAAACCATGCTTTGGCAAGTTCCAACAATTGTATTAGACCAAGATGCACATTGTTCAGCTGCACCATATGCTCACGAATTAATTATAGGAAGTATTACCGATGAAAATGCTATCGAAGTACTCGCCAATCAGTCTGATATTCTTACTTTCGAGATTGAGCATATCAATGTAAATAAGTTATTGTCATTGCATCAACAAGGAAAAAAAATAATTCCTTTTCCAAGCGTTTTAAATATCATTAAAGATAAATCCAAGCAAAAACAATTTTATAAAGAAAATAATATACCAACTGCACCTTTTGTAATAGTAGACAATAAACAAGCACTACTACAACATTTAGATTATCTACAACAACATCATCAAAAAGTAGCTGTAAAAACTTGTACTGGTGGTTACGATGGGAAAGGTGTTTTTATTACTTCTATCGATGCATTAAAATCTGATATTAATAGCATTCCGTTTGATGGTGCTTTAATGGTAGAATCTTTCGTCAATTATACTAAAGAGTTAGCTGTAATTGTAGCAAAAGATACGAAAGGCAATATCAAAACCTATCCTTGTATAGAAATGGAGTTTGATGAGCACAGTAATTTAGTTGCTTTTTTAGTTTCACCAGCAGATATTAATCCAACAATTGAGAAGAAAGCACAACAAATTGCACTACAAGCAGTACAAGCATTTGATAGTCCAGGTTTATTTGCCGTAGAACTTTTTTTAACAGATGATGATGACATACTTGTCAACGAAATTGCACCACGACCACATAATTCTGCTCATCATACCATCGAAGGTTTTTATACTTCGCAATACGAGCAACTCATTAGAATTTTGTTAGATATGCCTTTAGGCAATACCGAAATGATTATGCCATGTGCTATGATTAATATTGTAGGAACGAATAAAGGCAGTGGAGCATACCAATTAAAACATTGGGAAACACTCAATAGCATGACTGGCGTTTATGTACATTTGTACGGAAAACAAGAAAGTAAACCAAACAGAAAGTTAGGACACATTACGATAATTCATCCAGATAGAACAAAAGTTTTGGAATTAGCACAAAAAGTAAGAACTTTAACCGAAATAGAAATCATCAATGAATAA